From the Hyphomicrobium sp. ghe19 genome, one window contains:
- a CDS encoding GspH/FimT family pseudopilin yields the protein MLRAGDGQEAGYSLIELLCVLAVFSLITLVAVPSFQGARGGVDERSAISKFTDSLRSARQLALTTNFPVRFVVDLDEKSYVVPGSRISGHLPQSLNLRIRTAQSDILPDRRVSLRFYPDGTSSGATIDIAQSDHRSVISINWLTGRVEMEER from the coding sequence ATGTTACGAGCTGGTGACGGACAGGAGGCAGGTTATTCTCTGATCGAGTTGCTCTGTGTGCTTGCCGTCTTTTCCTTGATCACGCTCGTCGCGGTTCCGTCCTTCCAAGGTGCAAGGGGCGGCGTCGACGAACGGAGCGCAATATCCAAATTCACCGACTCTTTGCGTTCAGCTCGGCAGCTGGCCCTGACGACGAATTTCCCAGTACGCTTCGTCGTCGACCTTGATGAAAAGTCTTACGTTGTGCCGGGGAGCCGTATCAGCGGCCACTTGCCGCAATCGCTCAATTTACGCATTCGCACAGCGCAGAGTGACATCCTACCTGACCGCCGCGTCAGCTTGCGATTCTATCCCGATGGCACATCGTCCGGTGCCACCATCGACATCGCGCAGAGCGATCATAGGTCGGTCATCTCAATCAATTGGCTAACGGGCCGGGTGGAAATGGAGGAGCGGTGA
- a CDS encoding PilN domain-containing protein: MNSNVFITSDLTSAFSRAKSAVLQFLTWWENELTALVPIALRDRLKGPQIRIEPLSRGVIVRVSRAGRDERILRYEQHDAEKLRSDLEDFRRKGKASRAIVALSAESYLCKTITLPSATRAHVNDAVRFQINRISPFRETDVLYASHVIAPQSDSKDIRVKVALLLKRDIENIQRFAEAAEIEIGRIVFVGSGNRTPDLSVDVPTAHSSASPRYWDYVISVLIFALAILALCLTHNHAAAVNEALEAEIKKLKPAAEKVAATMQESTSEADLAAKAVATKNREANQLAILDTLSGLLADDIRITEYRAIGRTISLSGFALNATELLGKIDSVPEFSGAKFIAPVTRDGTLNLDRFSLSFDLKGEP; this comes from the coding sequence ATGAATTCGAATGTCTTCATTACATCCGATCTGACATCCGCATTTTCGCGCGCGAAGAGCGCTGTGTTGCAATTTCTAACGTGGTGGGAGAACGAGCTTACCGCGCTAGTTCCTATAGCCCTTCGCGACAGGCTCAAAGGGCCTCAGATTCGTATCGAGCCCCTGTCCCGAGGCGTGATCGTGCGCGTATCCCGTGCCGGGCGTGACGAAAGAATACTCAGATACGAGCAACACGACGCTGAGAAGCTGCGAAGCGACCTAGAAGACTTTAGACGGAAAGGCAAAGCGAGTCGCGCGATCGTGGCGCTCTCAGCGGAGAGCTATCTTTGCAAGACTATTACTCTACCAAGCGCCACGCGGGCGCACGTCAACGATGCTGTTCGGTTTCAGATCAACCGAATTAGCCCGTTTCGCGAAACTGACGTCCTCTATGCTTCGCACGTGATCGCCCCCCAATCGGATTCGAAAGATATCAGGGTGAAAGTCGCGTTGCTTTTGAAGCGCGACATTGAGAACATTCAGAGGTTTGCCGAAGCGGCAGAAATCGAGATTGGCCGTATCGTATTTGTCGGAAGCGGCAATCGAACGCCGGACCTTTCGGTTGATGTTCCTACGGCACATTCAAGTGCGTCTCCTAGGTATTGGGATTATGTTATCAGTGTCCTCATCTTTGCATTGGCAATTCTCGCGCTCTGCCTCACGCATAATCATGCCGCCGCCGTCAACGAGGCGTTAGAGGCCGAAATCAAGAAACTAAAACCCGCCGCAGAAAAAGTGGCGGCGACAATGCAGGAGAGTACATCCGAAGCAGACTTAGCCGCCAAGGCCGTGGCGACCAAGAACAGAGAGGCCAATCAGCTTGCCATTCTCGACACATTATCCGGCCTTCTTGCCGACGACATCCGCATCACCGAGTATCGCGCAATTGGCAGGACAATTTCGCTTTCAGGCTTCGCGCTGAATGCGACAGAACTTCTGGGGAAAATTGACAGCGTTCCCGAATTCTCCGGCGCCAAATTCATTGCTCCTGTGACGCGAGACGGGACCCTCAATCTCGATCGCTTTTCACTGTCTTTCGACCTCAAAGGCGAACCATGA
- the gspM gene encoding type II secretion system protein GspM, which translates to MTTLAGTPLSRALALCILVALAAVLWFAIAQPVLRSFTEIELAKMELSNRYERYRWTASQREAVEAQGRAQHQAVLAGGFYFEEQSLEIAAAKLQNSATEIVRNNQGQVQVAQRLASQAEDRPPSVAIAVSFSVSNKGLTQLLSQIRNAKPAILIDSLAIRSNLQPSAQRNAGDAPAQGPFEDDLILNVDMQVKAFVSLGGRP; encoded by the coding sequence ATGACAACGCTCGCTGGCACACCGCTCTCCCGAGCACTAGCCCTCTGTATTCTTGTCGCGCTTGCCGCCGTCCTATGGTTCGCGATCGCCCAACCTGTCCTTCGATCGTTTACTGAGATCGAACTCGCAAAGATGGAGTTGTCTAACCGTTACGAGCGCTACCGATGGACGGCAAGCCAACGTGAAGCAGTTGAGGCGCAAGGTCGTGCACAGCATCAGGCCGTTTTGGCTGGTGGCTTCTACTTCGAAGAGCAGAGCCTCGAAATTGCCGCCGCAAAACTCCAAAATTCGGCAACGGAGATTGTCCGCAACAACCAGGGGCAGGTGCAGGTCGCGCAACGTCTTGCTTCACAAGCAGAGGATAGGCCGCCTTCGGTTGCAATCGCAGTCAGCTTCTCCGTTTCCAATAAGGGGCTGACGCAGCTTCTTAGTCAGATCCGTAATGCCAAGCCCGCGATCCTGATCGACAGCCTTGCCATCAGATCAAATCTTCAACCATCCGCCCAGCGGAACGCCGGTGACGCGCCCGCGCAGGGGCCCTTCGAGGATGATCTAATTCTCAACGTTGATATGCAGGTTAAAGCGTTCGTGTCACTTGGAGGGCGTCCATGA
- a CDS encoding general secretion pathway protein GspK gives MTLVSRLAHACRSIALPKIVCELARGDAGIALAIVMFPLLIAAAIASSLTLTTRADLLTTQNAQDGLRRQLAEEAVINRTLLRFMGPVDRWPHMDGSIETTSFEGFTVSVSVRPESAKINLNQISNPALTNLFALACIPRTRADALVDTIADYIDDDDVVRLHGLEKLGYAALGLPYGPRNGRFQSTDEIRRIPGVTEELYEWIRPFVTVHTFTKIPDLSLADPIVKQAVLGTTHGADETELSPTAVAINATSVSGLGFVGIVTITAWTIEDERTTPALEETVYLTGDRRDPLRILNRHLAISTPSSSQKVCP, from the coding sequence GTGACCCTTGTTTCTCGCTTGGCACATGCCTGTCGCTCGATCGCTCTCCCAAAGATCGTGTGTGAGCTGGCACGAGGGGATGCCGGCATTGCCCTCGCGATCGTCATGTTCCCACTCTTGATTGCCGCCGCCATCGCTTCAAGCCTGACCCTCACGACCCGAGCCGATCTCCTGACCACTCAAAACGCGCAGGACGGTCTTCGTCGGCAACTCGCCGAAGAGGCTGTCATCAATCGTACCCTCCTGAGATTTATGGGGCCTGTCGATCGTTGGCCGCACATGGACGGAAGCATTGAAACCACATCGTTTGAGGGATTTACAGTCAGCGTTTCGGTTAGGCCTGAAAGCGCAAAGATCAACTTGAACCAGATCTCTAATCCGGCGCTCACCAATCTTTTCGCTTTAGCATGCATTCCGCGGACTAGGGCTGACGCGTTAGTCGATACGATTGCAGACTATATCGACGACGATGATGTGGTCCGCCTCCACGGTCTTGAAAAATTGGGTTACGCAGCACTCGGTTTGCCTTATGGACCCCGAAATGGCCGCTTTCAAAGCACGGACGAGATCCGCCGCATCCCTGGAGTAACCGAGGAACTTTACGAATGGATTCGTCCATTCGTGACCGTGCACACCTTCACTAAAATTCCCGATCTCAGTCTCGCAGACCCAATCGTCAAGCAGGCGGTGCTCGGCACGACCCATGGAGCCGATGAGACCGAACTCAGCCCAACGGCGGTTGCAATTAACGCGACTAGCGTTTCAGGCCTTGGCTTTGTCGGAATAGTTACCATCACCGCGTGGACCATCGAAGATGAGCGCACTACGCCGGCCTTAGAGGAGACCGTATATTTGACCGGCGACCGTCGCGACCCACTTCGCATTCTCAACAGACACCTAGCAATTTCAACTCCCTCAAGCTCACAAAAAGTATGTCCATGA
- a CDS encoding A24 family peptidase, whose amino-acid sequence MDHLAKVGVILMVAEILFNQLKPVSLLLAGLLVTLAMIDFTSFRLPNSLNICLGISGLCCASPLSFATLSDRFLGVILGGGILAIAALAYRRLKNAHGLGGGDTKLLAAGGAWVSWQGIPTVLMIGASTAAIYGIVLAVLAGRDPRVERVPFGTFLCLGIWMTWLNGPLAG is encoded by the coding sequence TTGGACCACTTGGCAAAAGTAGGCGTGATCCTGATGGTAGCTGAAATTCTTTTCAATCAACTGAAACCTGTCAGCCTTCTGCTTGCCGGCCTTCTCGTGACCCTTGCGATGATCGATTTTACCTCTTTCCGATTACCCAACTCTCTCAACATTTGTCTCGGCATTTCGGGTCTGTGCTGCGCTAGTCCTTTATCGTTCGCAACACTGAGCGATCGGTTCTTAGGAGTGATTTTAGGGGGCGGTATTCTGGCCATTGCAGCTCTCGCCTATCGTAGACTGAAAAACGCCCATGGATTAGGCGGCGGCGATACGAAGCTTCTGGCGGCAGGAGGAGCCTGGGTCTCGTGGCAGGGGATCCCGACGGTCCTCATGATCGGAGCATCAACGGCCGCGATCTACGGTATCGTACTTGCGGTTCTAGCGGGCAGAGATCCGCGAGTGGAACGGGTTCCCTTTGGAACGTTTCTCTGCCTCGGAATCTGGATGACCTGGCTCAATGGGCCACTCGCGGGGTGA
- a CDS encoding type II secretion system F family protein: protein MFAFKAVDRDNKFHEGHLEAATAHAAAEHLFSVGQTVLDVSEIAAARPSRLRFFSFTPAGISERVLTEFLSQCRMLIRAGIPLEKALSVIARSKSRRDIANFTSRLQQDIKSGKSFAQSLAMLSGQIPHFVTNTIGAGEASGHLEDVLDRLVAHMERSQKVRSEIKDGLIYPTILTIMAVISVSILMLVLVPQFKPLFDGARDKIPAVTRFILAASDYFPALLAFVVVALAFSLLLLRILLLDDERRKTWDRWKLSIPLGIGDVFRDIQTGMFSRMLSLLLQNGIPAAQALALTRDATSNRAFAAEVDMAREHIRTGGRLSAGLQTSRLFASDALDLLAVGEEASNLPGVLTRIADLCEERVERSTKRLMELFVPALTVTLGCVIAGIVAAILTALLSINQLALR from the coding sequence TTGTTCGCCTTCAAGGCCGTGGACCGTGACAACAAATTTCACGAAGGGCATCTCGAGGCTGCAACTGCCCATGCAGCGGCCGAGCACCTTTTCTCGGTGGGCCAAACGGTTCTCGACGTTTCTGAAATCGCTGCTGCGCGACCCTCGCGTCTCAGATTTTTTTCTTTCACGCCGGCCGGCATCTCGGAGCGGGTCCTGACCGAGTTTCTTTCGCAATGCCGCATGCTTATTCGCGCTGGCATCCCCTTGGAAAAGGCTTTGTCTGTGATCGCGCGATCAAAAAGCCGCCGAGACATTGCGAACTTCACCAGCCGTCTGCAGCAGGATATCAAAAGCGGAAAAAGCTTCGCGCAATCTTTGGCGATGCTGAGCGGGCAGATTCCCCACTTCGTCACCAACACCATCGGAGCCGGAGAAGCGAGTGGGCATTTGGAAGATGTCCTTGATCGCCTCGTCGCTCACATGGAGCGCAGCCAGAAAGTGCGTTCTGAGATAAAAGATGGGCTTATTTATCCGACTATTCTGACAATAATGGCCGTCATTTCGGTTAGCATTCTCATGCTCGTCCTCGTCCCGCAATTCAAACCGTTGTTTGATGGCGCCAGAGACAAGATTCCGGCCGTCACGCGCTTCATCCTTGCTGCATCTGACTATTTCCCCGCCTTGCTTGCCTTCGTGGTCGTCGCGCTTGCGTTTTCGCTTTTGCTCTTACGGATACTGCTCCTCGACGACGAGCGACGCAAGACGTGGGATCGGTGGAAACTCTCGATCCCCTTAGGCATCGGAGATGTCTTCCGCGACATCCAGACAGGCATGTTCTCCCGCATGCTGTCACTGCTGCTGCAAAATGGCATTCCTGCCGCGCAGGCCCTCGCCTTGACGCGCGATGCGACCTCCAACCGTGCGTTCGCGGCCGAGGTTGATATGGCCCGCGAACACATCAGAACCGGCGGGCGATTATCGGCTGGACTTCAAACGTCACGGCTATTCGCCAGCGATGCGCTCGATCTTCTGGCCGTCGGCGAAGAAGCAAGTAACCTGCCGGGTGTACTCACCCGTATCGCCGACCTCTGCGAAGAGAGAGTCGAACGCTCCACCAAACGTTTGATGGAGCTATTTGTACCTGCATTGACGGTAACCTTGGGCTGCGTGATCGCGGGCATCGTAGCCGCTATTCTTACTGCTCTTCTAAGCATCAACCAGTTGGCACTTCGATAA
- the gspG gene encoding type II secretion system major pseudopilin GspG, whose translation MASHFLISKPQLKPAQASHDAGFSLVELLVVMSIILLITTVAVPQFLQYLDRAKSDSARVAVDNLGASLDLYKLDVGRYPSQTEGLQALLKAPDNAPRWNGPYLKRAEMIVDPWSNEYHYKFPGSHGAYDLYSYGADSAEGGDGVNKDVTSW comes from the coding sequence ATGGCAAGTCATTTCCTTATTTCCAAACCGCAACTGAAACCGGCTCAGGCGAGCCACGATGCCGGCTTCTCGCTCGTCGAGTTGTTGGTCGTCATGTCGATCATCTTGCTGATCACAACGGTCGCAGTCCCACAGTTCCTGCAATACCTCGATCGCGCCAAATCAGACAGCGCTCGCGTCGCCGTCGATAATCTAGGTGCATCCCTTGATCTCTATAAGCTCGATGTCGGCCGGTATCCGAGCCAAACCGAAGGGTTACAGGCGCTCCTGAAAGCTCCTGACAACGCGCCGCGATGGAATGGGCCCTATTTGAAGCGCGCCGAGATGATCGTCGATCCGTGGTCGAACGAGTATCACTATAAATTTCCGGGCTCGCATGGCGCCTACGATCTTTATTCCTATGGCGCCGATAGTGCCGAAGGCGGCGACGGGGTGAACAAAGATGTTACGAGCTGGTGA
- a CDS encoding GspE/PulE family protein: MLDTPSPTQHEERTESQFLESLVSAEIIDSSAATRILTAHQKTSEPYCRLMTRLGVIEEAALAHHLSGYLGHRLLTDDDIPTVPVTTEVSEQFLREEIILPLSVDPDAVAVAVADPFSTYAIKAIGLATRRRVKILVGELSRIERAIEQLYKAEQGLPLQTGAGAEQLEETDGDIQRLRDQAAEAPVIRLVNQLIQSAIELRASDIHLEPFQHQFQVRFRIDGILRDIPPPSPQLRTAIASRIKVMAHLDIAERRLPQDGRIRLTVKGKDVDLRVSTFPTMYGESVVLRVLDRSGISPRLDQLGFETQDFSRYLGVLSRPMGMVLVTGPTGSGKTTTLYASLAQLDRAGQKIFTVEDPIEYELSGVNQTQVKPDIGLTFASSLRSLMRQDPDVILIGEIRDLETAEIAGQSSLTGHLVLSTLHTNDAIAAVTRLRDMGMPAFLITATLTCVVAQRLVRVLCPACKIELAVDSRLRDFAAHLSVDLVHCEHVWGPSGCPQCNGTGYRGRVGIYEIFLVSEQARALIHRDAPTSDLRNLAVQEGMTRMAADGMRKITNGVTTLDEVQRVAGG; this comes from the coding sequence ATGCTCGACACACCCTCTCCAACGCAGCACGAAGAACGGACGGAAAGTCAATTCCTCGAAAGTCTGGTGTCTGCAGAGATTATTGATTCTTCGGCCGCGACACGGATCTTAACTGCACACCAGAAGACGTCCGAACCCTATTGTCGGTTGATGACGCGCCTTGGCGTCATTGAGGAGGCTGCGCTTGCGCATCATTTAAGCGGCTATTTGGGGCATCGGCTTTTAACGGACGATGATATTCCAACCGTTCCTGTCACCACGGAAGTCAGCGAACAATTCCTGCGGGAAGAAATTATCCTTCCACTATCGGTTGATCCTGATGCCGTTGCCGTCGCTGTCGCGGATCCATTCTCCACGTATGCGATAAAAGCGATTGGCCTCGCGACGAGACGACGTGTGAAAATCCTCGTCGGCGAACTCTCGCGCATCGAGCGGGCGATTGAACAGCTTTACAAAGCGGAGCAGGGCCTGCCCCTTCAAACCGGCGCCGGGGCGGAGCAGCTTGAGGAGACAGATGGGGACATTCAAAGGCTTCGAGATCAGGCCGCTGAAGCTCCAGTCATTCGCCTCGTCAACCAACTCATCCAATCCGCGATCGAGCTCCGCGCATCCGATATCCACCTCGAACCGTTTCAGCACCAATTCCAAGTGCGCTTTCGAATCGATGGAATTTTGCGCGACATCCCACCTCCGTCACCGCAGCTTCGAACAGCCATTGCTTCCCGCATCAAGGTGATGGCCCATCTCGACATCGCCGAACGCCGTTTGCCGCAGGACGGGCGGATACGCCTGACAGTCAAAGGCAAGGATGTTGATCTTCGCGTGTCGACATTTCCAACAATGTACGGCGAAAGCGTCGTCTTGCGTGTCCTCGATCGGTCTGGAATTTCCCCGCGCCTGGATCAATTGGGCTTCGAAACTCAAGATTTTTCGCGCTATCTCGGCGTGCTCTCACGGCCGATGGGGATGGTCCTGGTTACCGGACCGACGGGTAGCGGCAAGACCACCACTTTATATGCCTCTCTGGCGCAACTCGACCGCGCTGGACAGAAAATATTCACAGTCGAAGATCCCATCGAATATGAGCTCTCGGGTGTCAATCAGACCCAAGTTAAGCCTGACATTGGTCTGACGTTCGCAAGCTCGCTCCGCTCACTCATGCGGCAAGATCCCGATGTCATTCTCATAGGCGAAATCCGCGACCTCGAGACTGCCGAAATCGCCGGGCAGTCCTCGCTCACAGGGCATCTCGTTTTATCGACACTGCATACCAACGATGCTATCGCGGCAGTGACGCGTTTGCGCGACATGGGAATGCCGGCATTTCTGATCACCGCAACTCTCACATGCGTTGTCGCGCAACGGCTGGTCCGCGTTTTATGCCCGGCCTGCAAAATTGAGTTGGCCGTTGATTCTCGATTGCGGGATTTCGCCGCCCACCTTTCCGTTGACCTTGTGCACTGTGAGCACGTCTGGGGTCCTTCCGGATGTCCCCAATGCAATGGCACGGGATACCGGGGCCGCGTCGGCATCTATGAGATCTTTCTCGTATCGGAACAGGCAAGAGCCCTCATACATCGCGATGCTCCAACCTCGGATCTGCGGAACTTGGCCGTCCAAGAGGGCATGACGCGGATGGCTGCCGACGGCATGCGCAAGATCACAAATGGTGTCACAACCTTGGACGAAGTCCAACGGGTAGCGGGAGGCTGA
- the gspD gene encoding type II secretion system secretin GspD, with translation MPSLGASDLAPHVSFPQQSNPLSLSTDGQNPRNGESQPTRDIAKSPNPKREIESHNAGKYPDASRYEVSYGDGVFVNGTPSRNASQLTPEGDVVLNFSDADVRQFAQSVLGDILGANFVVDSEVSNKITLRTNRPIPKTAVIPAVETTLAAAGVALTRDGALYRIVPQSKAKASGVPTVVSSRGRPPPGFGVTAVVLNHVSASQMAHVLEPLAPDNSILRIDDARNLLMLAGNGPEIQTLLDTVDMFDIDALRGMSFGYFRVGNAKASELATELQSVMKAHAAQSGMDVPQIVPINRVNAILIIASRPRTLDLAKEWVARLDKGGDQTTRKLFVYRLKNRNASEISSVLNKIFHGGNQAMSAATSPKLQDAIAPDTPIAEISSQGTMPIRVASAQAGSETATDVPTDSGADSMQVPGVRIVADEENNALLIRATQPEYSTILDAIDRLDVVPPLVMIEVTIAEVTLNDGLRYGIEWFLKEKQSKFSFSSLDTGAILSKFPGFSYFFAAQDIAAVVNAMSSITDVRVVSSPRVMVRDNKTATLQVGDQVPVVTSTSQSVVTSDAPIIQTVQYFDTGVILKVTPRVNSGGLVTLDINQQVSDVADKTGNNVTSPTIQQRKIDSSIAIQSGEAVVLGGLMRESRSKGGTGLPLVSDIPGLGEVFKTHDNSKARTELMVIITPHVVWGRSDARQITDELRQRMEDVVRSADAKERSAWTTWQK, from the coding sequence ATGCCCAGCCTCGGCGCCAGCGATCTGGCGCCCCACGTCTCGTTCCCGCAACAATCTAACCCGCTGTCGCTATCGACGGATGGGCAGAATCCGCGCAACGGCGAAAGCCAACCCACACGTGATATTGCAAAAAGTCCAAATCCGAAGCGGGAGATTGAGAGCCACAACGCGGGAAAATATCCCGACGCATCGCGATATGAGGTGTCTTATGGCGATGGCGTATTCGTCAACGGCACTCCTTCCCGGAATGCATCGCAACTAACGCCAGAAGGCGACGTCGTATTGAATTTCTCTGATGCCGACGTTCGGCAATTCGCGCAATCCGTTCTCGGCGACATCCTGGGTGCGAATTTTGTCGTCGATTCAGAGGTTTCCAATAAAATTACGCTTCGAACCAATCGGCCAATTCCTAAGACTGCCGTCATCCCCGCCGTTGAGACTACGCTTGCGGCCGCCGGCGTAGCGTTGACGCGCGACGGCGCTCTTTATCGGATTGTGCCTCAAAGTAAAGCGAAGGCCTCCGGCGTCCCGACAGTCGTCTCTTCGCGAGGCAGACCACCGCCTGGTTTTGGGGTAACTGCCGTTGTTCTCAATCATGTGTCGGCCTCACAGATGGCCCACGTTCTTGAGCCGCTTGCGCCGGACAACAGCATCCTCCGCATCGACGACGCACGCAATCTCCTCATGCTTGCCGGCAACGGCCCTGAAATTCAGACCTTGCTCGACACGGTTGACATGTTCGATATCGATGCATTGAGGGGCATGTCGTTCGGCTATTTTAGGGTGGGCAACGCCAAGGCATCGGAACTCGCAACCGAACTGCAATCGGTGATGAAAGCCCACGCTGCGCAGTCTGGAATGGATGTTCCGCAGATCGTCCCGATCAATCGCGTGAACGCCATTCTCATAATTGCTTCCCGGCCCCGAACTCTTGATCTGGCCAAAGAGTGGGTCGCGCGCTTGGACAAGGGTGGAGATCAGACGACGCGGAAGCTTTTCGTCTATCGTCTCAAGAACCGAAATGCCTCAGAAATTTCGAGCGTTCTCAACAAGATCTTCCATGGCGGCAATCAAGCGATGTCGGCGGCGACTTCGCCAAAGCTTCAAGACGCCATAGCACCCGACACGCCCATCGCGGAAATCTCCTCACAGGGCACGATGCCCATTCGTGTTGCGAGTGCCCAAGCTGGATCAGAGACGGCCACGGACGTCCCAACGGACTCCGGAGCGGACTCGATGCAAGTGCCTGGTGTACGCATCGTGGCGGATGAGGAAAATAATGCACTTTTGATCCGCGCGACCCAGCCGGAATACAGTACAATTCTCGATGCCATCGATCGACTGGATGTTGTTCCACCCTTGGTGATGATTGAGGTCACGATTGCAGAGGTCACCCTCAACGATGGTCTACGGTACGGCATCGAGTGGTTTTTGAAAGAGAAGCAGTCGAAATTCTCTTTTAGCTCTCTCGATACCGGCGCAATTCTCTCGAAGTTCCCGGGCTTCTCGTACTTTTTTGCGGCTCAAGATATCGCGGCCGTTGTAAATGCGATGTCCTCGATCACCGACGTCCGGGTAGTCTCTTCTCCGCGTGTGATGGTCCGGGATAACAAGACCGCCACCCTGCAAGTCGGCGATCAGGTCCCCGTCGTGACAAGCACGTCGCAAAGCGTTGTCACATCAGATGCGCCGATCATTCAAACAGTGCAATACTTCGATACCGGCGTTATTTTGAAAGTCACGCCCCGCGTGAACAGTGGTGGCCTGGTTACTCTTGATATCAATCAACAGGTCAGCGATGTCGCCGACAAGACCGGCAATAACGTGACGTCGCCCACAATCCAGCAGAGAAAAATAGATTCTTCTATCGCCATCCAGAGCGGCGAAGCCGTCGTTTTAGGCGGTTTGATGCGCGAAAGTCGCTCGAAAGGCGGAACCGGGTTGCCTCTCGTCTCCGATATTCCTGGCTTAGGAGAGGTATTTAAAACCCACGATAATAGCAAAGCGCGCACCGAGCTTATGGTGATCATCACGCCCCATGTTGTTTGGGGGCGTTCGGATGCGCGCCAGATCACCGACGAGTTACGCCAGCGCATGGAAGACGTCGTGCGAAGCGCCGATGCGAAAGAACGGTCGGCTTGGACCACTTGGCAAAAGTAG